TTTTAGGCGGGAAATCCCTGAGCCAGCAGCTCCATTTGTCATGTTGGATACCCGTGATGTCGCTGGTACCTATGTCGGGATGAATGTGAGTGCGTTGCCTCGCAGTCCGGGACCTTGGCGCGAAGGTGATTTTCGCTTTTACATTGATGGTGAAAACAATGCGTCGATCATTGGCACCGGGTGGTCGGACTGGTTTCAGTCAGCCTGGGGAATGGGAGTGCATCAAAATCTATATGCAGGTTCCAATTATCAAGTGCCTCATCCTGAGTTTAAGGATAAATACTTTTGCTCAAGTTATCGTTTTCATGTTGCTGATCCGATCTACTTCAAGACCGGATTACGACTGGAGCATGATACCCGAGGTTTTGAGGGCTATGGGGATTGGGTCGGTGAAGATTTGAAATACCGGCAGGATGATTGGAGTAGTACCGTGTATTGGTATCAGCATCTTACAGGAAAAGTGCAATCGGAATTTCCGTCGCGAGAAGAACGAATCCGCGACATCGAGCTTAAAGACTGGGAAAAGGAACTGCTGGCGAAACTGCCATTGAGTCGTGCGGATGCTCACAGAAGTTTTCATTTGCCCGACATGTTGGGAGATGTTCCTGGGCAATAATTTTGAAGTTAATTCTACACAGCAATTATGAAATACAAAAAAATAGGAAACACAGGTGTTGAGGTCTCTCGCGTTGGAATCGGTGCCTGGCAAATAGGAGGCCCGGAGGGCAAGGGCGCCAGTAGTGTCGGCCATGGCTGGGGGAATGTATCAGATGATGAGTCTATCCGCTTGATACATCAAGCTGAGGAGATAGGGATTAACCTGATTGATACGGCTGATATCTATGGTGACGGCCACAGTGAATCCGTTATTGGCGAAGCTTTGCAGGGTAGGCGTGAAAACTGGATTGTAGCAACCAAAGGAGGTCTCGTCAGTAAGCAGGATGAAGTGGGACAATATATGGATGTGTCAGCCGCACACATTAGAAAAGCCTGTGAAGCCAGCCTGAAGAGGTTGAAGACAGAATATATTGATTTCTATCAATTGCATGGACCGCCTGAGGCCGAAGGTGCAGCCGAGACAATGGGTGAACTTGCCAAGTTGCGTGATGAAGGAAAAATTCGTTTTTATGGTGTGTCGGCGAATTCCGTGAAGCACATCATTATTATGCAGGAGCATGGTCCTGTGGATATCATCCAGTTGGACGCGAACATCTTTCGCGAAGAAGTTTCTGCGTTGTATTATGCTTTAAGGCAGAACATCGGGACTTTGGTTAAGTCGCCGCTGGCCTGGGGAGCGACTTTCGGAAAATATGCGACACAACGTCCTGAGTTTGCCGAAGGCGATATGCGCGTAAGACAGAATGCTGCTGACATTCAGGAACATCATGCCAAGGGGCTGCGTTTTTCTTTTCTTTGGGAAGATACTGGGCGTTCGCCTGCGCAGGCAGTTCTGCGGGCAGTACTGGACAAGCCTGGTGTCACGGCAGTTATTCCTGGATGTCGAACAGTTAAGCACCTGATTGATAATGCTGGTGCGGCCGATGCGCCTGAGTTAAGTGCAGTCGAGCTTCGGAAGGTCTGGAAAGCAAATATGGAAATGGAAGATTAATGAGAAGCCATGGGTGCTTGTGATGCATGTCGAATCCATTTGGGTTTATCCAATTAAGAGCATTGGGGCTCTTGCATTGGATGAGGCAGAAGTTGACTCAAGAGGCTTCTGTCTGGATAGACGCTGGTTGGTTGTCGACCCTAAGGGTTGGCAACCAACTCAGGCTCTACGGCGAACAATGTTTCGGATCAAGCCCTCGATTAGAGGAGGGGAGCTTTGGCTGCATGCGCCTGATATGCCTGATTTGATGATTCCACTCTTGAATGATAATCTGGAGTATCAGGGGAAGATCGAGACTGGGTTTCAGTGTCAGGCGACTGTCATGCCTGAGTTGTACTCGAACTGGTTCTCACGCTATCTTAATGGAGAGTATCATCTTGTAAGGATGATGGACGATGACTTCAGGGCAGTTCGAGAGGATGCAGGACAGGAAGGTGACTCTTTGAATTTCTCCGACTTATCTGCGGTG
The Rubellicoccus peritrichatus DNA segment above includes these coding regions:
- a CDS encoding glycoside hydrolase family 172 protein, which encodes MIFPLPYKTESLESHSISAGNPTGARSGVGTSQQNHNVPVAAGETVELANIEGPGMLRSFWLTFGNLFHAGAEKRPEMLRSYVLRIYWDGAEYPSVEAPLGDFFGLAHGRAAHYYSVYLAVNEGKGFNCFFPMPFSDHCRITLENDSLRDEKSFFYQINYTLGDEVGDDTARFHACFRREIPEPAAPFVMLDTRDVAGTYVGMNVSALPRSPGPWREGDFRFYIDGENNASIIGTGWSDWFQSAWGMGVHQNLYAGSNYQVPHPEFKDKYFCSSYRFHVADPIYFKTGLRLEHDTRGFEGYGDWVGEDLKYRQDDWSSTVYWYQHLTGKVQSEFPSREERIRDIELKDWEKELLAKLPLSRADAHRSFHLPDMLGDVPGQ
- a CDS encoding aldo/keto reductase, whose product is MKYKKIGNTGVEVSRVGIGAWQIGGPEGKGASSVGHGWGNVSDDESIRLIHQAEEIGINLIDTADIYGDGHSESVIGEALQGRRENWIVATKGGLVSKQDEVGQYMDVSAAHIRKACEASLKRLKTEYIDFYQLHGPPEAEGAAETMGELAKLRDEGKIRFYGVSANSVKHIIIMQEHGPVDIIQLDANIFREEVSALYYALRQNIGTLVKSPLAWGATFGKYATQRPEFAEGDMRVRQNAADIQEHHAKGLRFSFLWEDTGRSPAQAVLRAVLDKPGVTAVIPGCRTVKHLIDNAGAADAPELSAVELRKVWKANMEMED
- a CDS encoding MOSC domain-containing protein, with protein sequence MHVESIWVYPIKSIGALALDEAEVDSRGFCLDRRWLVVDPKGWQPTQALRRTMFRIKPSIRGGELWLHAPDMPDLMIPLLNDNLEYQGKIETGFQCQATVMPELYSNWFSRYLNGEYHLVRMMDDDFRAVREDAGQEGDSLNFSDLSAVHLLNRGSMEDLNCRLDEPVSEHAFRPNLVFTSQQAYEEDAWEKVRIGDVSLDTGIPCPRCPMTLAHPETGELNKFKEPLKALSEYRKLNNRHAFFGQYFAVRQPGWIKVGDEIQVDSIKR